CTGATGGGTTGAAGAGTGGATGTGTGGTGTGGCTGATGAGTTGAATAGTGGTTGAGAGGTAAGGCTGATGAGCTGAAGAGTGGTTGTGTGGTGTGGCTGATGGGTTGAAGAGTGGATGTGTGGTAAGGCTGACGAGTTGAACAGTGGTTGAGAGGTAAGGCTGATGAGCTGCAGAGTGGATGTGTGGTGTGGCTGATGGGTTGAAGAGTGGATGTGTGGTGGGGCTGATGGGTTGAAGAGTGGTTGTGTGGTGTGGCTGGTGGGTTGAAGAGTGGATGTGTGGTGGGGCTGGTGGGTTGAAGAGTGGATGTGTGGTGGGACTGATGGGTTGAATAGTGGTTGTGTGGTAATGCTGATGAGCTGAAGAGTGGTTGTGTGGTGTGGCTGATGGGTTGAAGAGTGGATGTGTGGTGTGGCTGATGGGTTGAAGAGTGGATGTGTGGTGGGGCTGATGGGTTGAATAGTGGTTGTGTGGTGTGGCTGATGGGTTGAAGAGTGGTTGTGTGGTGTGGCTGGTGGGTTGAAGAGTGGTTGTGTGGTGGGGCTGATGAGTTGAATAGTGGTTGAGAGGTAAGGCTGATGAGCTGAAGAGTGGATGTGTGGTGTGGCTGATGGGGTGAAGAGTGGATGTGTGGTGGGGCTGATGGGTAGAAGAGTGGTTGTGTGGTGTGGCTGATGGGTTGAAGAGTGGTTGTGTGGTGTGGCTGATGAGTTGAATAGTGGTTGAGAGGTAAGGCTGATGAGCTGAATAGTGGTTGTGTGGTGTGGCTGTTGGATGAAAGAGTGATTGTGTGGTGTGGCTGATGGGTTGAAGAGTGGATGTGTGGTAAGGCTGATGAGCGGAAGGGTGGTTGTGTAGTGGGACTGATGGGTTGAAGAGTGGTTGTGTGGTGTGGCTGTTGGGTGAAAGAGTGGTTGTGTGGTGTGGCTGATTGGTTGAAGAGCGGTTGTGAGGTGTGGCTGATAGGTTGCAGAGCGGTTGTGTGGTAAAACTGATGAGTTGAAGAGTGGTTGTGTGGTGTGGCTGATGGGGTGAAGAGTGGATGTGCGGTATGGCTGTTGGGTGGAAGAGTGGTTGTGTGGTGTGGCTGATGGGTGGAAGAGTGGTTGTATGGTGTGGCTGTGGTGTAGCATCATTTCACCATTAGTCTTTCTTTCAGTGGGAAGGTTTATCAGTGACAAAATTAGGTGCTTTGAAAACTCTAAATTTCCATCATTTCTATGACAGATGAAGTAATACTTATCCAATTAAGTAAACCAATAATCATCAACTCGAACTAATTAAAGGAAAAAATTAACATAACACTTGAATACAAATATCCATTCCTACAAAAGATTTCCACCTAAATCGTGTCAGATGCAGTGTGCCTTTCATGATATACTGCCAGTTACGGTTTTTCGGAGATACATTACTCCTTTTTCTTCTCTGCATGTTTGAAAAGGAGACGAAATGTATGCTTGATGTACGCAAGGTATTCGCCGGAAAGTGGTCTCGGGTCCGAGGGCAATATGGTGTTGATTTACAGCCCATCAAACAACATCTTAAAGATCGAGTGCATAAACTGACAGCGGCCTGAAATGACCGCTAAGTTTGTTGTTTTAGCGCGGTTCGGCGCGCCTAGGTATCACGCGCCGTGCCGGCAGATTCATAGCGGGCAGGCCAGGAAGACCACGCTTACTCAGCCAGGGCGAGCAGCGTGGTCCAACCAAGTGGACAGCTGCAGCTTAGGGCCGCAGGCAAACTCCTGGAGATCTCAGTAATGCCAATATCTAAAAGCTGAGCTAATGTTCTTTAAGTGCCCTCGTAGTAGGATTATATGTACTCTAATTAACATCGTTTACTAATTGTTACCTGTCTGAGGCCCGCCATAAGTCATGATACAGAAATGATGGTGACTGGCTCTTACTTATACACATCAGCTGTGTGTTGGAGGGCAGACTggcaataggcctacatgcggCGTTAGCAAATCTTCCGATTTAAATTCAATATGTTCCTTGAAAATGCTCTTTGAAAATCACCTTCATTTACAAATGTAGCGATTATTGTTAACATGACATTATCCTTCCCggtatgtcacatacatgtctaCCTGTGGGGGAATATCATCTAGGCCGTCATGTGTATATTGCTgacataataaaacataatggTGAACACACCGGAAGTTAGAGTAGCGGTCAGCCAGAGAACATTCTTTAATAATGCGAACGGGTTCAATACCGGTATTTAACAAGTAATTTGTGGACTTTCTCTCAGTTACGATCCGCTGCTGAGAACAAAGCAGTCGACGGTGATAGCATGTATATTCTTCCACCAACATGCAaagtgcatatctgtacgtcacacacgagaaagtttgtcagtaacttgccagatgtcggtggtttactcccgtTTTCCATCACCCATTGAACTGAGCGACATCTTAAATGCcgaggtaaaaaaaaaccttgattatggagttaaacaaaaataagataaaaaataataaaataaaaataaatatattaatgaagaaaaaataacgtaaatacaataaatgaataaattatgataataacaAGTCATTAGAACAATCCTCAAGTCTCATTTAAAGATAGCAAGTATATCATACGCCTCACGATACGGAGCTTCTCTATTCTAACACTGACTTCCCGGCTTCCAGGTCATATCCTCAGGACGAAGGTTCCTATCTTCAGTTACAGAGTtatcaatttttttcatgtattcaactggggttttacgccgttgTCAAAAATAGCTCACACGTTCGACCGCAGTTAGCTTTGTGAGAGAGAAAAGTGGTAAAGCTCgtcaaaataaaatcagaaaagtcTCAGCTGGAATCCAACAGACTTGGGAATACAAGTTGTATATTAATTCAATGGCGGGATAGTTGACTGCTCTAATATAGGTCCCTTTTAGTATGTATTATATTTCACGAGGCAGAAAGATTTCCCAGATTCATGAATGATGAAGTAATTTTGTAGTTGATGGAAtgcaaatagatttatttactgatttccTGATTTATTTAAGTTACCTGTTAATCACGCACTGAAGTGTTTATAGAATCTCAAGTTTTATACCAGCAATGTGCAGTGTGCGCAACAATGACTTTCTGGTTAATTAAAGTCAAACCACAGACTCTATTGACGTTCTTGCCATGTTGAGTCGAAAGCGGGGCTTGATGTGcagatttatatgtacaaaacaatttaGGCAATTTTTTGATGAATGGGATCACatagttccgcgcgaggacaccagtgatgaaacaagcctacgtgcgtcgcaCAGACtacaaaggtcaagcttgtctagtattggcagtgatgtaaagcgaccCCAGAGAGCGGCAGATGCGCAGTAAGGAGTATGACCCTTAAGATGCCTACGTTAAGTTGGCCAGTCAATGTGTGCATTGTTGACTCCGACGAGGCTTCTGGATTCAACGACTTTGTGCAGGGTGTCGCTGCTATAACAATTTGAACTTGTTACGGTATCTGTGTGAGTCTTTACACCGGACACTGGACTCCATTTTGTAAGTCATCACACTAAGTTTGCAAGTTCTGCCAGTCGGTTCAATAAATTTGGTACCATGTGATTGCGTCTTAAAAGTACTCTGTTTAAGCAAACTGCTATCGATCTTCGTAGCAAAATTTAGTGATAGCTGCAGACATTATTAAGACGCGTCGACTGTTGCACATATATGGCTGCCAGTTTTTGTTGTTATAATAATTACTCCTTAAATACCAGGGAAAGAATTACTTGAGTTTCTGAATGAATTGGAGTATGTAAAATTAACATGTGGACGAGGATTCTAATTTCTCTTCCAGTATCCACGGGGCTGTTAGAACAGACTTAACACATCAGAATTCAGGAGCAGAATTCATCTAGTAGGTTAGTCGGTGAAGGGCTTCCCGATCAGACCTGGCCTGAGAAAGGCTGACACTTCTGATGGACTGGCAAACCCCCAGATGGCTGCTTAATGTCAGTTTTCATTGTGCGTGCTCATCCAACTTTACAATGTCCCAAGGCGAATGACATCTAGGCCGGTATTTATATAATAGTTTAACTTGTTCCTTAATTGTTTCCACTGCTAGAAGAGCTGAATGAGAAATGTGCTTCAGTGTACATTTTGATTTTCACTGCTAGAAGAGCTGAATGAGAAATGTGCTTCAGTGTACATTTTGATTTTCACTGCTAGAAGAGCTAAATGAGAAATGTGCTTCAGTGTACATTTGGAATTTATTGATGGCATGATTTTAACATTGTCCGGGAATAATATCTAACGAAAAGTGTGGAAAACATTTCTAATGATTTAATCTACGTAGTTTTTGAGGGTTTGAGAATATTTGTCTCGTCATGTCATAGTTCAGAATGATAGTAGTGTTTAGGCAATAAATAGCTGCACCGTATGGCCTTCCTGCTTCTCACAGTCCACGTATACACCACTGATCAAATAATTATTACATGAATTCCACTGGTTATTTTCTCATCATATAACActcatccaccataatgctgaccaccgtcagATAAgtgaacattcttgagtatggtgtaaaacattaatcaaacaaTCCATTAATtataaaatacatcaacatgCAACACGTGACGATAGCTATATGCACACGTTCGCTTTTCTACCCTAAAGATTGCCCGGGCTGCGTCTTTGTACGATCACTATTTTAACAGCCTTAATTTCTATATACTTATTAAATGAAAATGGGCAACCCCATCGTTCTACATACTAGTCAGCACTATTATTTCTTCAGTTATTTCACaatatactcaacaatatttcacttatagggcGCCGATCAGTTTGTAAGTCGAAATTGCTGTGCCATATTAGATTGGCTGTTTGAAGATTAACCGGATGTTAAATATTAAGTCGCATAAGTACAGCGTAATTAACAATCAAGTGAATATATAAAGACATGCGATTGTAATGTCTTCAAGAGATAACTTTTATAATCAGTCAGATATCAATAAATATGCTTGGAATCTATCATGCAGCGTAATATCAGAGAGTATGGATATTTATGGTTATTAATTATCTATTGTACCGCCTGTAACCACTCAACCTTTCTGGAAAATGCATATTTCTAACTTTATCTGTCCAACAATTTTACGTAATGAGTTATGACATTGCACCTTTTGACCAtaacatgaatattttgtagTGTCATAGCCTACTTTCTTTCCTTCCATAAAAGACTGCGGTATACAGTTGTGTCCATTTGGTCAACCCTTTAAGCTCCTTGATTCAATTCTGGCCTCTGAATCAGAAAAGCTTTCACCGTCAAGCTGAAGAGTTTTTTTACTAGCTAGTCGTCAAGATTATAGCTGATATGCTATTTTGTATAAGATTTTCCATTGAAAGTCTGACTATACCTTTTCTGAATCTCCCTTTATGCACCTTATTACTTTTGTAATAAACAGATTTGTCCAGTAGATCCCTACATGACTGTGTAGAGGACTGTGAACTTTTCTGCTTGCTTATTGAACAAAACCGATCTGCCAACATTTACAGCAGGTTGTTGGATTCAGGCTAATTGGTATCGAACTCATTTTCTACATTTCGGAGACATTATGAAATATGCAGATTGGCTTTGGTGGGGTCATTTGGTCACAACGTGCGAGGCCTTGTTGTTGTGAGtatgttggggggggggggggttgtaaGGAATAAGCTGGAAAAGGGGTGTCCCACATTTGCGACACATTCATTTTTAATCAGTAGAATTGCCAAGTTAGTCCACTGGGAATAGTGATAACAGAACTGTTGGAAAATGATTCTCTTTACCTCTAGAGTAACATTTGCTCCTGTCCATAAACGTTTGGAAAGACAATTCCATTTTTGACTGCCGTATCTTGTTAAAAGCTACTGCACAGTCTTTCAGATCATAACTTAAGGTCCAATATCCGTGTGTTGTCATTATGCTGAAATTAGCCCAACGAGTCTGCCAGATATCAGTTGTGACCGTATGACGTCATATTATATACATCGCTTCAAGTCATTAATTTTGATCAAAAAAATCGGCATTTTCATATGCTGTTTTAACCGAGTTTAACGCTTTTGAATTGAACTTTGCAATCATGCTGTCTGACTGTTTGATTAACTCATTAAATGATTAACAACATTTTCGtcatatcacatatatattttaaagt
Above is a window of Liolophura sinensis isolate JHLJ2023 chromosome 7, CUHK_Ljap_v2, whole genome shotgun sequence DNA encoding:
- the LOC135469808 gene encoding mucin-2-like, producing the protein MLHHSHTIQPLFHPSATPHNHSSTQQPYRTSTLHPISHTTQPLFNSSVLPHNRSATYQPHLTTALQPISHTTQPLFHPTATPHNHSSTHQSHYTTTLPLISLTTHPLFNPSATPHNHSFIQQPHHTTTIQLISLTSQPLFNSSATPHNHSSTHQPHHTTTLLPISPTTHPLFTPSATPHIHSSAHQPYLSTTIQLISPTTQPLFNPPATPHNHSSTHQPHHTTTIQPISPTTHPLFNPSATPHIHSSTHQPHHTTTLQLISITTQPLFNPSVPPHIHSSTHQPHHTSTLQPTSHTTQPLFNPSAPPHIHSSTHQPHHTSTLQLISLTSQPLFNSSALPHIHSSTHQPHHTTTLQLISLTSQPLFNSSATPHIHSSTHQPHHTTTIQPISPTTQPLFRSSSLPLNH